Within the Rhea pennata isolate bPtePen1 chromosome 19, bPtePen1.pri, whole genome shotgun sequence genome, the region GCCCCAGTGCTGCCTCACCTCTCTGCCTCCTTGGCTGTTATCTTCTTCTCTGCGGCCTGCAGCGCAGCAGCCAGGGTGGAGTTGGTCTGTTCCAGCCTCTGCTGGGCCAGAGTGGCCCCCAAAGGCTTCGCCAACGCCTTGCTGCTGGGCTCTGGGTTCAGAGAGACGGAACCAGCCACGGGTCCGATCACGTCTGGCACCGTCTCAGCAGCCGCCCAGGGAGCGACAGTGTGGCGGGAAGGCTGCAGGACCTGCTGGTAGACGGTCTTGGGTCCGGAGAACACCAGCTTGGTGGATGCCACGGAGGTGTGTTTGGCTGGGACGTCTGTAACGGGAGGAACCTCGTTGCACTCGGTAGCATGCGCTCCCTTCTCACCTCCCAGCTTTGTGGGGATGTGGTACCCGACCGAACCGAAGGGAGCTGCAGGCCCCACCACCACTTTGGAGACACCCCACAGGACAGGGCTCTCCTTCCACACAGACACACCTACCTGGAGTTGGtgtcctcagcacagcagtgctgagcagcTCCGAGGGGCTGGGGGGTTTCACAGGGCTTGGTGCCTTCTTGATGCCCTTCTCGAGGGACAGGATGCTCTTCTCTATCTCAGCAATCCTGAACTCCATGTTGTCATCATCAAAGGCATCTCCAGCCAGCCCAGCCTGCGGCTCCAGCCTGGGGGTGGCCGGGCCTGTGATGCTCACGGCTTGGGCTTGCGCATACTGCGGCGCCAGGTTCGCCCCTGCCTCGGCCTGCCCGGCCAGGCTGAACGCCTTCAGCACCGTCTGCAGCGGCTCGCGCTCCTTAAAGCGGGGCCTGCGCTTCACTGTGTCCGACTCTGTGAGGTTGAACTCCAGCACGGGCGGCTCTTTGGTGGCAACGGGCACCCCTGACTCCTTCCCACTGGAGCAGGGGGGCTCTGTGGCCTGGGAACTGGGCTCTGCATCCAGTGTGGCTGCGTCAGCCTTGAGATGCCCAGCAGGCTTAGGCCGCTGCTTGATGGTTAAGTTGCCTTCTTCTGCAAAGGGGATGCACTCACTGGAGCTGTTCTGGGAGGATGAGGTGGAAGCCTCTGCCTTGGCCGCCTCCTCCTCCGTGTCTGAGCAGGCATCTTCCCGCCTGCCCTGCACGGTCTCCGTCATGGGAGCACTGGGCTCACTAAATGTCCGTCTCCGGGGCTTGCTGCTCTCAAAGGCGTCCCTGCTGGCATCTgaaagcctggcagtgctggagtCATCAGCGTGGCAGGACTGACTGTCCTCGCTCACCCTGGAGACGCAGTCCTGAGCCATGTTCAGGGGCTTCGGGGCCAGGAGAGGCTTGGGCGGACTCGCCCCGGGCGGCCCCTCTAGCGCAGTCGCGAGGCTCCTCACCGTTCTGCTGTGGCCGGCGTCGCTGGGGGAAGCAGCGACACCGGCCGCATCTGGGACGGCAGCGGGCTGTCGTTCGGGCTCGGGGGCCTGCTCGCTGTCTGCCTCCGCGGCAAGGGCGCTGGAGACAGAGCTGAGACGCTtgggaggcggcggcggagggccCTTGCGCTTGGCGCGGATGGCGAAGGACTGGCTGCGGGTGACCTTGGCCTCTGCCTGCAGACAGGCCCGCGGCATCTGGCTCCGGCCTGGGCGCCGTGTGAGGGTGGCGTAGGAGCCCAGCGTGCTGGTAGACatcccatcctcctcctcctcgtgcTCCCCGTCTGACAGCGCGTAGCGGTTCAGGCTGTGCGACCGCTTCTTGTGCTTGAAACCTTCGCCTCCATTTTGCTGCTCCGCGGCCTGCCAGGCGCCAGGCGCAGCGGCAGGCTTGGGCAGCCCCGTGGGCATCTCCGCAGGGCCACAGTGGCTGTGCAGGTAGGAGAAGGCTTTCTGGGCTGATGTCTGCAGGCTGCTCTTCTgggtgggggagaaggaggggTAGGGGTGCGCCAGGCTCttgggctgctctgctcccaggagGGAAGGGGTTGCCTGGGATTTCAAGGAGACGTGGGGGTACATGAAGACGTAAGGGGCAGTTGCCTTGCTGGGGGTCTGGGGAGGGGTGCAGGGGGTGACTGCCTGTGGCCCTGGAGGGACAgtgcccttctgagctgccgGCCGGGGGTACTGATCCATGCCTTCGGGCAGGTTCCTCTCCTTGAGAGGGCTTCCCCCGCAGCCGTTGGCATGGCCATTCTGCCCCTCCGGGGAGACGAGCTTCCCGTAGGGCTCGGGGCTGGGCCGTCCCGGCAGGCTGGCCGGGCTCTCCTTGCTGTGGGGCTGCGTGCAGGActgcccgctgctgccgctgctctccccGCTGCCCAGGCTCTCCTGCGAGGGGCTGGAGAGGCGCCGAGAGAGCACGTTGTCCTGTGAGTGCCCTGAGCCCCTGGAGCGCACCCCGATGCTCTCCTGGCTCCGCGACATCCCCTGGCTGCTCTTGATGCTGAGTGTCTCGTGGCAGCTGTTGGACATGGCCGTCTGGAGCTCATAGCTGAGCTCACTGTCCTGAAATGTCGTCATCTTGGGGGTGTGCGGGGACTGACACTCCCCATTCTCCAGTGACTCGATGGTGACGATGTCCAGGGCACCAGGGACTTTACGTCTCGCCAGTGTTGCTTCTGCTTGGTTCAAGCTTTTACGGAGGTCTCTGAGCTTCTTGACGGCCAACATGATCTTCTTCTGGTGGCCTGTGGGAAGGTTGTGACAAGAGGGGGACATTAGGTCGGCTCTGGCTCTCCAAGGCCTTTGATTCCTGGCCCAGAAGAGCTGCCGTCATGCCACCAACCCAGCAAAGGTCTTTGGGTTACCTAAACCCTGCCAACAGGAGGAGACAAACTGTTGGTGATATCCACATGGCACTGGTTGGCACCAAGctcagccaggctccagccTGCCACAGAGAGTCTTTGGGAGCTGCCATGAACCACCCATTTTGGGTGTATAGGACATACCGTGCAACGCCCAGCCCGAGGGAGGCCTGCACATCGAGACACTTTGCCAGGAAACTTGGCCACCTTG harbors:
- the CASKIN2 gene encoding caskin-2 isoform X1, whose protein sequence is MMGREQELIQAVKNGDVPGVQKLVAKIKASKSKLLGSAKRLNVNYQDADGFSALHHAALGGSLDLIALLLDAQATVDIKDSNGMRPLHYAAWQGRVEPVRVLLRASASVNMASLDGQIPLHLSAQYGHYEVSEMLLQHQSNPCLVNKAKKTPLDLACEFGRLKVAQLLLNSHLCVALLEGQSKDATDPNYTTPLHLAAKNGHKEIIRQLLKAGIEINKQTKTGTALHEAALYGKTEVVRLLLEGGVDVNIRNTYNQTALDIVNQFTTSHASKDIKQLLREASGILKVRALKDFWNLHDPTALNVRAGDVITVLEQHPDGRWKGHIHDAQKGTDRVGYFPPSIAEVISKRTGMILPRPAPAHQRQGPPGALTALPGGLQHLPDECPHQAAPSVPAAYGHLTLTRTVPGPDSSAGDRNSVGSEGSIGSIRSAGSGQSTEGTNGQSTSILIENARPLPSASDDLQQHLVGSEPRNGQLNSTAGPPGHQTPGSCPPGDKVFSHQFLRPEQLLEGKDAEAIYNWLHEFQLESYTANFLNAGYDVPTISRMTPEDLTAIGVTKPGHRKKISTEIGQLSIAEWLPNYIPADLMDWLSAIGLPQYHKKLVNNGYDSITIVTDLTWEDLQEIGINKLGHQKKIMLAVKKLRDLRKSLNQAEATLARRKVPGALDIVTIESLENGECQSPHTPKMTTFQDSELSYELQTAMSNSCHETLSIKSSQGMSRSQESIGVRSRGSGHSQDNVLSRRLSSPSQESLGSGESSGSSGQSCTQPHSKESPASLPGRPSPEPYGKLVSPEGQNGHANGCGGSPLKERNLPEGMDQYPRPAAQKGTVPPGPQAVTPCTPPQTPSKATAPYVFMYPHVSLKSQATPSLLGAEQPKSLAHPYPSFSPTQKSSLQTSAQKAFSYLHSHCGPAEMPTGLPKPAAAPGAWQAAEQQNGGEGFKHKKRSHSLNRYALSDGEHEEEEDGMSTSTLGSYATLTRRPGRSQMPRACLQAEAKVTRSQSFAIRAKRKGPPPPPPKRLSSVSSALAAEADSEQAPEPERQPAAVPDAAGVAASPSDAGHSRTVRSLATALEGPPGASPPKPLLAPKPLNMAQDCVSRVSEDSQSCHADDSSTARLSDASRDAFESSKPRRRTFSEPSAPMTETVQGRREDACSDTEEEAAKAEASTSSSQNSSSECIPFAEEGNLTIKQRPKPAGHLKADAATLDAEPSSQATEPPCSSGKESGVPVATKEPPVLEFNLTESDTVKRRPRFKEREPLQTVLKAFSLAGQAEAGANLAPQYAQAQAVSITGPATPRLEPQAGLAGDAFDDDNMEFRIAEIEKSILSLEKGIKKAPSPVKPPSPSELLSTAVLRTPTPDVPAKHTSVASTKLVFSGPKTVYQQVLQPSRHTVAPWAAAETVPDVIGPVAGSVSLNPEPSSKALAKPLGATLAQQRLEQTNSTLAAALQAAEKKITAKEAESHPEAVHSAKNILEDISNMFDDLADQLDAMLD
- the CASKIN2 gene encoding caskin-2 isoform X3; the protein is MGQALFCALAELLGSAKRLNVNYQDADGFSALHHAALGGSLDLIALLLDAQATVDIKDSNGMRPLHYAAWQGRVEPVRVLLRASASVNMASLDGQIPLHLSAQYGHYEVSEMLLQHQSNPCLVNKAKKTPLDLACEFGRLKVAQLLLNSHLCVALLEGQSKDATDPNYTTPLHLAAKNGHKEIIRQLLKAGIEINKQTKTGTALHEAALYGKTEVVRLLLEGGVDVNIRNTYNQTALDIVNQFTTSHASKDIKQLLREASGILKVRALKDFWNLHDPTALNVRAGDVITVLEQHPDGRWKGHIHDAQKGTDRVGYFPPSIAEVISKRTGMILPRPAPAHQRQGPPGALTALPGGLQHLPDECPHQAAPSVPAAYGHLTLTRTVPGPDSSAGDRNSVGSEGSIGSIRSAGSGQSTEGTNGQSTSILIENARPLPSASDDLQQHLVGSEPRNGQLNSTAGPPGHQTPGSCPPGDKVFSHQFLRPEQLLEGKDAEAIYNWLHEFQLESYTANFLNAGYDVPTISRMTPEDLTAIGVTKPGHRKKISTEIGQLSIAEWLPNYIPADLMDWLSAIGLPQYHKKLVNNGYDSITIVTDLTWEDLQEIGINKLGHQKKIMLAVKKLRDLRKSLNQAEATLARRKVPGALDIVTIESLENGECQSPHTPKMTTFQDSELSYELQTAMSNSCHETLSIKSSQGMSRSQESIGVRSRGSGHSQDNVLSRRLSSPSQESLGSGESSGSSGQSCTQPHSKESPASLPGRPSPEPYGKLVSPEGQNGHANGCGGSPLKERNLPEGMDQYPRPAAQKGTVPPGPQAVTPCTPPQTPSKATAPYVFMYPHVSLKSQATPSLLGAEQPKSLAHPYPSFSPTQKSSLQTSAQKAFSYLHSHCGPAEMPTGLPKPAAAPGAWQAAEQQNGGEGFKHKKRSHSLNRYALSDGEHEEEEDGMSTSTLGSYATLTRRPGRSQMPRACLQAEAKVTRSQSFAIRAKRKGPPPPPPKRLSSVSSALAAEADSEQAPEPERQPAAVPDAAGVAASPSDAGHSRTVRSLATALEGPPGASPPKPLLAPKPLNMAQDCVSRVSEDSQSCHADDSSTARLSDASRDAFESSKPRRRTFSEPSAPMTETVQGRREDACSDTEEEAAKAEASTSSSQNSSSECIPFAEEGNLTIKQRPKPAGHLKADAATLDAEPSSQATEPPCSSGKESGVPVATKEPPVLEFNLTESDTVKRRPRFKEREPLQTVLKAFSLAGQAEAGANLAPQYAQAQAVSITGPATPRLEPQAGLAGDAFDDDNMEFRIAEIEKSILSLEKGIKKAPSPVKPPSPSELLSTAVLRTPTPDVPAKHTSVASTKLVFSGPKTVYQQVLQPSRHTVAPWAAAETVPDVIGPVAGSVSLNPEPSSKALAKPLGATLAQQRLEQTNSTLAAALQAAEKKITAKEAESHPEAVHSAKNILEDISNMFDDLADQLDAMLD
- the CASKIN2 gene encoding caskin-2 isoform X2 translates to MMGREQELIQAVKNGDVPGVQKLVAKIKASKSKLLGSAKRLNVNYQDADGFSALHHAALGGSLDLIALLLDAQATVDIKDSNGMRPLHYAAWQGRVEPVRVLLRASASVNMASLDGQIPLHLSAQYGHYEVSEMLLQHQSNPCLVNKAKKTPLDLACEFGRLKVAQLLLNSHLCVALLEGQSKDATDPNYTTPLHLAAKNGHKEIIRQLLKAGIEINKQTKTGTALHEAALYGKTEVVRLLLEGGVDVNIRNTYNQTALDIVNQFTTSHASKDIKQLLRGILKVRALKDFWNLHDPTALNVRAGDVITVLEQHPDGRWKGHIHDAQKGTDRVGYFPPSIAEVISKRTGMILPRPAPAHQRQGPPGALTALPGGLQHLPDECPHQAAPSVPAAYGHLTLTRTVPGPDSSAGDRNSVGSEGSIGSIRSAGSGQSTEGTNGQSTSILIENARPLPSASDDLQQHLVGSEPRNGQLNSTAGPPGHQTPGSCPPGDKVFSHQFLRPEQLLEGKDAEAIYNWLHEFQLESYTANFLNAGYDVPTISRMTPEDLTAIGVTKPGHRKKISTEIGQLSIAEWLPNYIPADLMDWLSAIGLPQYHKKLVNNGYDSITIVTDLTWEDLQEIGINKLGHQKKIMLAVKKLRDLRKSLNQAEATLARRKVPGALDIVTIESLENGECQSPHTPKMTTFQDSELSYELQTAMSNSCHETLSIKSSQGMSRSQESIGVRSRGSGHSQDNVLSRRLSSPSQESLGSGESSGSSGQSCTQPHSKESPASLPGRPSPEPYGKLVSPEGQNGHANGCGGSPLKERNLPEGMDQYPRPAAQKGTVPPGPQAVTPCTPPQTPSKATAPYVFMYPHVSLKSQATPSLLGAEQPKSLAHPYPSFSPTQKSSLQTSAQKAFSYLHSHCGPAEMPTGLPKPAAAPGAWQAAEQQNGGEGFKHKKRSHSLNRYALSDGEHEEEEDGMSTSTLGSYATLTRRPGRSQMPRACLQAEAKVTRSQSFAIRAKRKGPPPPPPKRLSSVSSALAAEADSEQAPEPERQPAAVPDAAGVAASPSDAGHSRTVRSLATALEGPPGASPPKPLLAPKPLNMAQDCVSRVSEDSQSCHADDSSTARLSDASRDAFESSKPRRRTFSEPSAPMTETVQGRREDACSDTEEEAAKAEASTSSSQNSSSECIPFAEEGNLTIKQRPKPAGHLKADAATLDAEPSSQATEPPCSSGKESGVPVATKEPPVLEFNLTESDTVKRRPRFKEREPLQTVLKAFSLAGQAEAGANLAPQYAQAQAVSITGPATPRLEPQAGLAGDAFDDDNMEFRIAEIEKSILSLEKGIKKAPSPVKPPSPSELLSTAVLRTPTPDVPAKHTSVASTKLVFSGPKTVYQQVLQPSRHTVAPWAAAETVPDVIGPVAGSVSLNPEPSSKALAKPLGATLAQQRLEQTNSTLAAALQAAEKKITAKEAESHPEAVHSAKNILEDISNMFDDLADQLDAMLD
- the CASKIN2 gene encoding caskin-2 isoform X4, coding for MMGREQELIQAVKNGDVPGVQKLVAKIKASKSKLLGSAKRLNVNYQDADGFSALHHAALGGSLDLIALLLDAQATVDIKDSNGMRPLHYAAWQGRVEPVRVLLRASASVNMASLDGQIPLHLSAQYGHYEVSEMLLQHQSNPCLVNKAKKTPLDLACEFGRLKVAQLLLNSHLCVALLEGQSKDATDPNYTTPLHLAAKNGHKEIIRQLLKAGIEINKQTKTGTALHEAALYGKTEVVRLLLEGGVDVNIRNTYNQTALDIVNQFTTSHASKDIKQLLREASGILKVRALKDFWNLHDPTALNVRAGDVITVLEQHPDGRWKGHIHDAQKGTDRVGYFPPSIAEVISKRTAGDRNSVGSEGSIGSIRSAGSGQSTEGTNGQSTSILIENARPLPSASDDLQQHLVGSEPRNGQLNSTAGPPGHQTPGSCPPGDKVFSHQFLRPEQLLEGKDAEAIYNWLHEFQLESYTANFLNAGYDVPTISRMTPEDLTAIGVTKPGHRKKISTEIGQLSIAEWLPNYIPADLMDWLSAIGLPQYHKKLVNNGYDSITIVTDLTWEDLQEIGINKLGHQKKIMLAVKKLRDLRKSLNQAEATLARRKVPGALDIVTIESLENGECQSPHTPKMTTFQDSELSYELQTAMSNSCHETLSIKSSQGMSRSQESIGVRSRGSGHSQDNVLSRRLSSPSQESLGSGESSGSSGQSCTQPHSKESPASLPGRPSPEPYGKLVSPEGQNGHANGCGGSPLKERNLPEGMDQYPRPAAQKGTVPPGPQAVTPCTPPQTPSKATAPYVFMYPHVSLKSQATPSLLGAEQPKSLAHPYPSFSPTQKSSLQTSAQKAFSYLHSHCGPAEMPTGLPKPAAAPGAWQAAEQQNGGEGFKHKKRSHSLNRYALSDGEHEEEEDGMSTSTLGSYATLTRRPGRSQMPRACLQAEAKVTRSQSFAIRAKRKGPPPPPPKRLSSVSSALAAEADSEQAPEPERQPAAVPDAAGVAASPSDAGHSRTVRSLATALEGPPGASPPKPLLAPKPLNMAQDCVSRVSEDSQSCHADDSSTARLSDASRDAFESSKPRRRTFSEPSAPMTETVQGRREDACSDTEEEAAKAEASTSSSQNSSSECIPFAEEGNLTIKQRPKPAGHLKADAATLDAEPSSQATEPPCSSGKESGVPVATKEPPVLEFNLTESDTVKRRPRFKEREPLQTVLKAFSLAGQAEAGANLAPQYAQAQAVSITGPATPRLEPQAGLAGDAFDDDNMEFRIAEIEKSILSLEKGIKKAPSPVKPPSPSELLSTAVLRTPTPDVPAKHTSVASTKLVFSGPKTVYQQVLQPSRHTVAPWAAAETVPDVIGPVAGSVSLNPEPSSKALAKPLGATLAQQRLEQTNSTLAAALQAAEKKITAKEAESHPEAVHSAKNILEDISNMFDDLADQLDAMLD